Proteins encoded within one genomic window of Ranitomeya variabilis isolate aRanVar5 chromosome 4, aRanVar5.hap1, whole genome shotgun sequence:
- the LOC143768202 gene encoding uncharacterized protein LOC143768202 produces MALRAKQAKMVYSLYICRDLPAQVLRTEQPYMWSAALQVEVHTTLYHLSGDLLYKRIFLIDPSEMNRDRDKMAERILHLTLEILFRLTGEDYIVVKKTSSERWQDSVSEGWGRPLSPITGPPPHLLIYEGINDQEILELTYKMIELLTGEVPMRCQDVSVYFSMEEWEYLEGHKDQYKDVMMEVPQPLTSPDLSSKRTTPERCPRPLLSQDCEQENLSVPQDNQGEGLNNIIIETYVRGDEWCKEEILTDNCPDIYTRSSDVTAHDCGITQDTTEETVNIPHIPPALLNTYLAAYPFIQVPYSDSLQIVKQKKSHGTAFLNQRTRRWRKPFSCSICGQCFTKKSNLADHQKVHIGKKPYSCLDCGKYFTKKSDLAVHQKSHARKKTFSCSECGKCVSRKSGLHLRTHIGKKPYSCSECVKRFTRKSDLVRWQTSHKGAKLFSCSECGRCFGQKSKLLTHKRVHIKEKPFSCSVCRKSFIKKLDLAKHQRIHTGNKTFSCSECGKCFSQNSNLLTHQRIHTGEKPFSCSECGRSFTQNSNLLTHQKIHIKEKPFSCSECGKCFAKKSNLVTHQRSHTGEKPFLCSECGKCFSQKSNLATHQRIHAGWKPFTCSECGKCFSQKSNLVAHQRTHTVEEPFSCSECGKCYSQKSDLVKHRKSHKEKKSFLCTTCGSCFTQKSALIAHQRAHIGKHCYDLNIRNVLPTNNFFLNIKELPRESSHFFN; encoded by the exons gtccatacaacaTTGTATCATcttagtggagatcttctatataagagaatcttCCTGATTGACCCTTCAGAAATGAAtagggacagagacaagatggcggagaggatattacacctgaccctagagatcctcttccggcttactggagag gattatatagtagtgaagaagacctctagtgagcgctggcaggactctgtgtctgagggatggggaagacccctgagcccaatcacggggcctccgccTCATCTCCTGATATATGAGGGCATCAATGACCAGGAGATCCTAGAACTCACTTACaaaatgattgagctgctgactggagag GTTCCTATGAGATGTCAAGATGTCTCCGTGTATttttccatggaggagtgggagtatttagaaggacacaaagatcagtacaaggatgtcatgatggaggttccccagccactcacatcaccag atctatccagtaagaggacaacaccagagagatgtccccgtcctcttctttcaCAGGACTGTGAGCAAGAAAATCTCAGTGTTCCTCAGGATAATCAG ggtgaaggtcTGAACAATATTATtatagagacatatgtgaggggtgatgagtggtgtaaagaggagattcttaCAGACAACTGCCCAG ATATCTATACCAGAAGTTCTGATGTTACAGCACATGATTGTGGTATCACACAAGATACAACTGAAGAGACTGTTAATATCCCACATATACCGCCAGCCCTTCTAAATACATATCTTGCAGCTTATCCTTTTATACAGGTCCCTTATTCTGACTCATTACAGATTGTTAAGCAGAAGAAAAGTCATGGCACAGCGTTTTTAAACCAAAGAACTCGCAGATGGaggaagccattttcttgttcaatATGTGGGCAATGCTTTACCAAGAAATCAAATCTAGCTGACCATCAAAAAGTTCACATAGGgaagaaaccatattcatgtttagattgtgggaaatattttacgaaGAAATCAGATCTTGCTGTACATCAGAAAAGTCACGCaaggaaaaaaacattttcttgttcagagtgtgggaaatgtgtTAGCCGAAAATCAGGTTTACATCTGAGAACTCACATAGGgaagaaaccatattcatgttctgaatgtgtgaAACGTTTTACcaggaaatcagatcttgttagatgGCAAACAAGTCACAAAGGGGCaaagctattttcatgttcagaatgtggtagatGTTTTGGTCAGAAATCAAAACTCCTTACACATAAAAGAGTTCACATaaaagagaagccattttcatgttctgttTGTCGGAAATCTTTTATCAAAAAATTGGATCTtgctaaacatcagagaattcacacagggaataaaacattttcatgttcagaatgtgggaaatgttttagccaaaaTTCAAATCTTctaacacatcagagaattcacacaggggaaaagccattttcatgttctgaatgtggaaggTCTTTTACCCAGAATTCAAATCTTCTtacacatcagaaaattcacataaaggaaaagccattttcatgttcagaatgtggaaaatgttttgccaagaaatcaaatcttgttactcatcagagaagtcacacaggcgagaagccatttttatgttcagagtgtgggaaatgttttagccagaaatcaaatcttgctacacatcagagaattcatgcaGGGTGGAAGCCATtcacatgttctgaatgtgggaaatgtttcagccAAAAATCAAATCTTGtggcacatcagagaactcacacagtggagGAGCCAttctcatgttctgaatgtgggaaatgttattctcaaaaatcagatcttgttaaacATCGGAAGAGTCACAAAGAGAAAAAGTCATTTTTATGTACCACGTGTGGAAGTTGTTTTACACAAAAGTCAGCTCTAATTGCACATCAAAGAGCTCACATTGGAAAACATTGTTACGACCTGAACATAAGAAATGTTTTACCCACAAATAACTTCTTCTTAAACATCAAAGAACTTCCGAGGGAAAGTAGTCATTTTTTTAACTGA